A stretch of the Thunnus thynnus chromosome 7, fThuThy2.1, whole genome shotgun sequence genome encodes the following:
- the LOC137186220 gene encoding mediator of RNA polymerase II transcription subunit 13-like isoform X2 gives MSSCFVPNGASLEDCHSNLFCLADLTGIKWRRFVWQGPTSSPILFPVTEEDPILCSFSRCLAADVLSVWRRHHTPGRRELWLFWWGDDPSFAELIHNELSSEEDGEWESGLSYECRTLLFKAIHNLLERCLMNRGFVRIGKWFVKPYQKEEKTINKSEHLSCAFTFFVHGDSNVCTSVEIAQHQPLQRLSEEHLSLAQQSSSPLQVILSPYGLNGTLTGQAFKMSDHPTQKLIEEWRQFYPIGPNPKEVQEDKMEDTDWEDDSLAAVEVLVAGVRMVYPSCLVLLPLSDLPAVVPQGSANTSGSLCGAQQGQAAHRDPAMSSVTLTPPTSPEEAQTDYQPAQRWLKLSSASDGYSSNNSLHGGKIPRRLASQMVESVWQEYNINRTGNKRKFTTLTNGTCEEESDKSGLWDFVEPTHRPHCNCSRHKNQKQRSSSTSGHPPSSGQPAQPAPKHKLGEKLEKGEKQQKRPQTPFHHRNSVSEEQSLEPQTQRLCLRTQEEGSYPSLHHVDTAPSKAPTLHTHGPPADLVGSPPPPPLSPHPCDHVEGDMTPGGMKNSSTPIHQPFYPPSVEPCLLPQKGSSEEPQLENMSMPLPFPPAFNETMEPTIFVGSAINPNEDSTHNPWKYFNLPRKKASNFLTPQLPVDRIRDDSGGGGGTESVVSVTELMSGSTHPLKVSQELVKTYAQRRNSHLSSTTGDGEHGEEPDPYAFVEGDEEFSFTEKKDKPGADRDGNKKHKGDEGTGTTADDGQGPSGSKPSASTSLIHENDLAVSYSDLDKIFNSDEDELALSASVHPGSKRAGVGTEDKFGCKDAKPATLDPLSCISSADLHQMFPTPPSLEQQGYSPMNSGSKDSLEAGAGLTLLDGSQLNNHFKMEVEEGFCSPKPSEIKDFSFVYKPETSQPFIGCSMYAPLKALPSQCLLPIKLPEDCVYTPSWTLGKMELIPPVTNVNLLTKDSNVPSVEPDYSQTYTPQTHTPFMSSSAPPSNSGTGILPSPATPRFSVPTPRTPRTPRTPRGPSSVQGSLKYDNSELYSPASTPSTCRPLSSVEPATVPSIPEAHSLYVTLILSESVMNLFKDCNFDSCCVCVCNMNIRGADVGVYLKDNGEAQYPCTCGFSAVANRRFGQSAGLFLEDELDVVVRGSDASRDTERCFEELRASTTHKAGSLKEKPPDELILLLQDQCTNPFAPMAGVEYPKPSSTPSSFLRVEERDCYNDCYMALEHGRQFMDNMSGGKVDEALVKSTCLHQWPKCKSDMSKLFSQDVLRVLLSLQPVLQDTIQKKRSVRSWGVQGPLTWQQFHKMAGRGSYGTDESPEPLPIPTFLVGYEYDFVVLSPFGLPYWEKLLLDPFGSQRDVGFVVICPENEALLCRAKTFFKDLSAMYEACQLGQHRPICKSHPEGILKVGTTEGRSMTEQPLSDWFLKMAARDGNNEAFNKLKLFAQVCRYDLAPYLSEQSLDSSLLSQRSPAVASSSSQTSSSSSTSSGPQSTNTTSSSTSSAQPAQVNSTPPSSSSGSQTIGGMATAKPSSYSQFGTAGLQGSTSQNGPQSNPQGSGALAENGPSANQPQVPTETPESTMERDKVGKPTDGESHAVSYPPAIVVYIVDPFSYEDADREVHSSTYTLGLLRCYMEMLQFLPAHIRNAVSVQIVPCQYLLQPVHSGERHLYGQHLKSLAFSVFTQCRRPLPNSTNFKALTGFGPGLAIDMALKNPERPECLRLYTPPFILAPVKDKQTELGETFGEASQKYNVLFVGYCLSHDQRWLLASCTDQHGELLETCIISIDVPNRARRKKGSARRVGLQKLWEWCLGLVQVTSLPWRVVIGRLGRMGHGELRDWSILLSRRNLQSLSKRLKETCRMCGISAADTPSILSACLVAMEPQGSFVIMPDSVSTGSVFGRSTTLNMQTSQLSTPQDTSCTHILVFPTSAMVQVNTNTPEPIDINFNPINPDGSDGMVIFDLFDNDMVDPDLINILPNSPTTSPVHSPGSHYHQGGDGSKGQSADRMESHEEALNILQQPMALGYFVSTAKTGPLPDWFWSACPQAQNQCPLFLKASLHLHVSSVQSDELLHSKHSHPLDSNHTSDVLRFVLEQYNALSWLTCDPATQDRRSCLPVHFVVLTQMYNFIMNML, from the exons ATGAGTTCGTGCTTTGTACCAAACGGGGCCAGTTTGGAGGACTGCCACTCCAACCTCTTCTGCCTG gCTGATTTGACCGGGATAAAATGGCGGCGTTTTGTGTGGCAAGGACCCACCTCATCGCCTATCCTTTTCCCTGTGACTGAGGAGGACCCTATCTTGTGTAGTTTCAGCCGATGCTTGGCGGCAGATGTGCTGAGTGTGTGGAGAAGGCACCACACCCCGGGTCGCAGAGAGCTCTGGCTTTTCTGGTGGGGGGATGACCCCAGTTTCGCTGAGCTTATCCATAATGAGCTCTCAA GTGAGGAGGATGGCGAGTGGGAGAGTGGCCTGTCCTACGAGTGTCGAACACTCCTGTTCAAAGCCATCCACAACCTGCTGGAGCGCTGTCTCATGAACCGTGGCTTTGTTCGCATTGGCAAGTGGTTCGTTAAGCCCTACCAGAAGGAGGAGAAGACCATTAACAAAAG CGAGCACCTGTCCTGCGCGTTCACCTTCTTCGTACACGGTGACAGCAACGTGTGCACGAGTGTGGAGATTGCTCAACATCAGCCTCTTCAGCGACTCAGCGAGGAGCACCTCAGCCTCGCCCAGCAGAGCTCCAGCCCCTTGCAAG TCATCCTGAGCCCGTACGGCTTGAACGGGACCCTCACAGGCCAGGCTTTTAAGATGTCAGACCACCCAACTCAGAAGCTCATTGAGGAGTGGCGGCAGTTTTATCCCATTGGCCCCAATCCCAAGGAGGTCCAGGAGGACAAGATGGAGGATACAGACTGGGAGGACGACTCCCTGGCAGCTGTGGAGGTCCTTGTCG CGGGAGTAAGGATGGTTTACCCTTCCTGCCTGGTGCTACTCCCCCTGTCGGACCTCCCTGCTGTGGTCCCTCAGGGCTCAGCCAACACCTCAGGAAGCCTGTGCGGTGCTCAGCAGGGCCAGGCTGCTCACAGAGATCCTGCCATGTCCTCTGTCACTCTGACTCCTCCAACGTCACCAGAGGAGGCTCAGACCG ATTATCAGCCTGCGCAGAGGTGGCTAAAACTGTCCTCTGCATCCGATGGCTACAGCTCTAACAACAGTCTTCATGGGGGTAAAATCCCTCGCAGGCTGGCTAGCCAGATGGTGGAGTCAGTGTGGCAGGAGTATAACATAAATCGTACAGGGAACAA GAGGAAGTTTACTACCTTGACCAATGGGACTTGTGAGGAGGAGTCAGATAAAAGTGGACTTTGGGATTTCGTGGAGCCTACTCACAGGCCACATTGTAATTGCTCAAG ACATAAGAATCAGAAACAGCGATCAAGCAGCACCTCAGGACACCCGCCTTCATCAGGCCAGCCTGCCCAGCCAGCCCCCAAGCACAAGTTGGGCGAGAAGCTGGAGAAGGGGGAGAAGCAGCAGAAGAGGCCGCAGACGCCTTTTCACCACCGCAACTCTGTGAGTGAGGAGCAGTCCCTGGAGCCACAGACCCAGAGGCTTTGTTTAAGAACACAGGAGGAGGGCTCATATCCCAGCCTGCACCACGTGGACACAGCGCCCTCCAAAGCCCCCACGCTGCACACGCATGGCCCCCCCGCTGACCTCGTCGGATCCccgcctccccctcctctcagcCCGCATCCCTGCGACCATGTAGAAGGTGATATGACTCCAGGTGGCATGAAGAACTCGTCCACCCCCATTCACCAACCGTTCTACCCCCCGTCGGTAGAGCCTTGTCTGCTGCCACAGAAGGGCTCGTCTGAGGAGCCTCAACTAGAGAACATGTCCATGCCTCTGCCTTTCCCGCCAGCCTTCAATGAAACCATGGAGCCCACCATCTTTGTCGGTTCAGCCATCAACCCCAATGAGGATTCCACCCACAACCCCTGGAAGTATTTCAACCTACCCAGGAAGAAGGCCTCTAACTTCCTGACACCCCAGCTACCTGTGGATAGAATCCGAGATGATtctggaggaggtggagggacAGAGAGTGTAGTTTCCGTCACTGA GTTGATGTCAGGCTCCACACACCCTCTGAAGGTGTCCCAGGAACTGGTTAAGACTTACGCCCAGCGGAGAAACAGCCATCTTTCCTCCACCACAGGAGACGGAGAACATGGCGAGGAGCCGGATCCTTACGCCTTTGTAGAGGGAGACGAAGAGTTCAGCTTCACTGAGAAGAAGGACAAGCCTGGAGCTGACAGAGACGGCAACAAGAAACACAAG GGGGATGAAGGAACTGGGACAACAGCTGATG ATGGTCAGGGTCCATCAGGTAGTAAACCTTCAGCCTCAACCAGCCTCATCCATGAGAACGACTTGGCTGTGTCCTACAGCGACCTGGATAAAATCTTCAACTCGGATGAAGATGAGTTAGCGCTAAGTGCATCAGTACAT CCTGGATCCAAAAGAGCTGGAGTTGGTACAGAGGACAAGTTTGGCTGTAAAGATGCGAAACCGGCCACGTTGGACCCCCTGTCTTGCATAA GCTCAGCGGACCTGCACCAGATGTTTCCCACCCCGCCTTCCCTGGAGCAGCAGGGCTACTCGCCCATGAACTCCGGGAGCAAGGATAGCCTGGAAGCGGGGGCAGGCCTCACCCTGTTGGACGGCAGCCAGCTCAACAACCACTTCaagatggaggtggaggagggttTCTGCAGCCCGAAGCCATCTGAAATAAAG GACTTCTCCTTTGTGTACAAGCCGGAGACGTCTCAGCCCTTCATCGGCTGTTCCATGTACGCCCCTCTGAAGGCTCTACCCAGCCAGTGTCTGTTGCCTATCAAACTGCCAGAAGACTGTGTGTACACACCCAGCTGGACCCTGGGCAAAATGGAACTGATACCCCCGGTGACGAACGTCAATCTCCTCACCAAAGACAG TAACGTCCCCAGTGTGGAgccagactacagtcagacctACACCCCTCAGACCCACACACCCTTCATGTCCAGCAGTGCACCTCCCAGCAACAGCGGAACGGGCATCCTTCCTTCCCCAGCCACGCCACGTTTCTCCGTGCCCACGCCTCGCACACCACGCACTCCACGGACTCCCCGCGGCCCTTCGAGCGTCCAGGGCTCGCTCAAGTATGACAACTCTGAACTTTACTCCCCGGCCTCCACGCCCTCCACCTGTCGACCGCTTAGCTCCGTGGAGCCAGCCACTGTACCTTCCATCCCTGAGGCCCACAGCCTCTACGTCACCCTCATACTCTCCGAGTCAGTCATGAACCTCTTCAAGGACTGCAACTTCGACAGTTGCTGTGTGTGCGTCTGCAACATGAACATCCGAGGGGCAGATGTAGGCGTGTACCTCAAGGACAACGGCGAGGCTCAGTACCCCTGCACATGCGGCTTCAGCGCCGTCGCCAATCGACGCTTCGGCCAGTCAGCCGGGCTCTTTTTGGAGGACGAACTGGACGTGGTGGTGCGTGGCTCAGACGCCAGTCGGGATACAGAGCGGTGTTTCGAAGAGCTGCGAGCTTCCACAACACACAAGGCTGGCAGCTTGAAGGAGAAACCCCCAGATgagctgatcctgctgctgcaggaccAGTGCACCAACCCGTTCGCCCCTATGGCAGGTGTGGAGTACCCCAAACCGAGCTCGACCCCCAGTTCTTTCCTGAGGGTGGAAGAGAGGGACTGTTATAATGACTGCTACATGGCACTGGAGCATGGCAGGCAGTTCATGGACAATATGTCAGGTGGCAAAGTAGATGAAGCACTAGTGAAAAGCACCTGTCTTCACCAGTGGCcaaaatgcaaat CGGATATGAGCAAGCTATTCTCTCAGGACGTCCTGCGGGTGTTGTTATCCCTCCAGCCTGTGCTGCAGGACACCATTCAGAAGAAGAGGAGTGTGCGCTCATGGGGCGTACAGGGACCGCTCACCTGGCAACAGTTCCACAAGATGGCAGGGAGGGGATCATATG GTACAGATGAGTCTCCCGAGCCTCTGCCCATCCCCACCTTTTTGGTCGGTTATGAGTATGATTTCGTGGTGCTGTCTCCTTTTGGATTGCCCTACTGGGAGAAGCTTCTCCTGGATCCTTTTGGTTCTCAGAGGGATGTGGGTTTCGTCGTCATTTGCCCAGAAAATGAAGCCTTGCTCTGCAGAGCCAAGACCTTCTTCAAAGATCTGAGTGCTATGTATGAG GCATGCCAGCTTGGGCAGCACAGGCCCATCTGTAAGAGTCACCCAGAGGGCATACTGAAGGTTGGCACCACAGAGGGCAGGAGCATGACGGAGCAGCCCCTTAGCGACTGGTTTCTTAAGATGGCTGCCAGAGACGGAAACAATGAAGCCTTTAATAAGCTCAAACTCTTTGCTCAAGTGTGCCGCTATGATCTAG CTCCGTACCTGTCAGAGCAGTCTTTGGATAGCTCTCTATTGTCCCAGCGCAGCCCTGCTGtggcttcctcctcctcccagacCTCCAGCTCTTCCAGCACCTCCTCAGGACCCCAGAGCACCAACACTACCAGCTCCAGCACCAGCTCTGCCCAGCCTGCCCAGGTCAACAGCACccctccctcctcatcctcaggATCCCAGACTATCGGGGGAATGGCAACAGCCAAGCCAAGCTCCTACTCCCAGTTTGGGACAGCAGGGCTGCAAGGCAGCACGTCTCAGAATGGACCCCAGTCAAACCCGCAGGGCTCAGGAGCTCTGGCAGAAAACGGACCTTCTGCCAACCAGCCACAAGTGCCCACTGAGACGCCAGAGAG CACAATGGAAAGAGACAAAGTGGGCAAGCCAACGGACGGAGAGTCACACGCTGTGTCTTACCCGCCTGCCATCGTGGTGTATATCGTGGACCCTTTCAGCTACGAAGACGCAGACAGAGAGGTCCACTCCAGCACCTACACACTGGGCCTACTGCGCTGCTACATGGAGATGCTGCAGTTCCTTCCTGCTCACATCAGAAACGCTGTCTCAGTACAG aTTGTTCCTTGCCAGTATCTGCTGCAGCCGGTGCACAGCGGGGAGCGCCACCTCTACGGCCAGCACCTCAAGTCCCTGGCCTTCTCCGTGTTCACTCAGTGTCGTCGGCCTCTGCCCAACTCCACCAACTTCAAGGCTCTGACAGGCTTCGGCCCCGGTCTTGCCATCGACATGGCACTCAAGAACCCAGAG AGGCCTGAGTGTCTGCGTCTGTATACGCCGCCCTTCATTTTGGCTCCAGTGAAAGACAAGCAGACGGAACTCGGGGAGACGTTCGGCGAGGCGTCTCAGAAGTACAACGTCCTGTTTGTTGGCTACTGTCTGTCCCATGACCAGCGCTGGCTGCTGGCCTCCTGCACTGACCAACATGGAGAACTGCTTGAGACATGCATCATTAGTATTGATGTCCCAAACAG GGCTCGCAGGAAAAAGGGCTCAGCCAGGCGAGTGGGGTTGCAGAAGCTGTGGGAGTGGTGTCTCGGCCTGGTGCAAGTGACATCGCTGCCATGGAGGGTGGTGATTGGACGGCTCGGTAGAATGGGCCACGGCGAGCTGAGAG ACTGGAGTATTCTGCTGAGCAGGAGGAACTTGCAGTCCCTCAGTAAACGTCTGAAGGAGACATGTAGGATGTGTGGCATCTCTGCTGCGGACACACCCAGCATCCTTAGCGCCTGTCTGGTTGCTATGGAGCCCCAAGGCTCATTTGTCATCATGCCAG ATTCGGTGTCAACAGGTTCGGTGTTTGGTCGTAGCACTACACTCAACATGCAAACGTCGCAGCTGAGCACACCTCAGGACACATCCTGCACACACATCTTGGTGTTCCCCACCTCGGCGATGGTGCAGGTCAACACTAACACTCCAGAGCCCATCGACATCAACTTCAACCCCATAAATCCTG ATGGTTCTGATGGAATGGTTATCTTTGACCTGTTTGACAATGACATGGTGGATCCCGACCTCATCAACATCCTGCCCAACTCCCCCACTACGTCCCCAGTTCATTCTCCTGGCTCCCACTACCACCAGGGGGGAGATGGAAGCAAG GGCCAGAGTGCAGATCGTATGGAGTCCCACGAGGAGGCCCTGAACATCCTGCAGCAGCCGATGGCTCTGGGCTACTTTGTCTCCACAGCCAAGACTGGACCACTGCCTGACTGGTTCTGGTCAGCCTGCCCTCAAGCCCAGAACCAGTGCCCACTCTTCCTCAAG GCCTCTCTGCACCTGCACGTGTCTTCAGTCCAATCAGACGAGCTTCTGCACAGTAAACACTCCCACCCCTTGGACTCCAACCACACCTCTGATGTGCTCAG ATTTGTTCTAGAGCAATACAATGCCCTCTCCTGGCTGACATGCGATCCTGCGACCCAGGACCGGCGCTCCTGTCTGCCCGTTCACTTTGTGGTGCTCACCCAGATGTACAACTTTATCATGAACATGCTCTGA